In one Polyodon spathula isolate WHYD16114869_AA unplaced genomic scaffold, ASM1765450v1 scaffolds_871, whole genome shotgun sequence genomic region, the following are encoded:
- the LOC121309103 gene encoding uncharacterized protein LOC121309103, translated as LGTGKPAVGVHGPVPRQRGEDVRDPDGGERDEAGLRVLGAAVHRQPQVQPGRVQHRHKGQHRAVKEPRPAAVQRHGLDQLVCGLRGRVIPGRDRLSLPQRFGTVSCHVYCTTSPGTERDRQAEQRTAPSAQAAMEITAKYCRKEMEDYGMCVASNPSSWQQDCHQLKVKVAHCTSSHPVIQKIRSDCSEPFSAFEQCLKLNQTSVGNCSEHISKFLACAETVKLASLAGEPVAVPHV; from the exons CTTGGAACAGGTAAACCAGCAGTGGGCGTGCACGGACCAGTGCCCCGACAGCGCGGTGAGGACGTGCGCGATCCCGATGGCGGCGAGCGCGATGAAGCCGGCCTCCGGGTACTCGGCGCCGCCGTACACCGCCAGCCACAGGTACAGCCAGGCCGGGTACAGCACCGCCACAAAGGGCAGCACCGTGCCGTGAAGGAGCCGAGGCCGGCGGCGGTACAGCGACACGGCCTGGACCAGCTCGTCTGCGGGCTCCGGGGCCGCGTTATTCCCGGCAGGGACCGTCTTTCTTTGCCCCAGCGCTTCGGCACTGTCTCCTGCCATGTTTACTGCACTACGAGCCCCGGGACTGAGCGGGACAGGCAGGCCGAGCAGCGAACTGCTCCTTCCGC gcAAGCCGCCATGGAAATCACAGCCAAGTACTGCCGCAAGGAGATGGAGGACTATGGGATGTGTGTGGCTTCAAACCCGTCGTCCTGGCAACAGGACTGCCACCAGCTCAAAGTCAAGGTGGCCCATTGCACCTCTTCACA cccggTTATCCAGAAGATCCGGTCGGACTGCTCCGAGCCCTTCTCTGCTTTCGAGCAGTGCCTGAAGCTGAACCAGACCTCCGTGGGCAACTGCTCTGAACACATCAGCAAGTTCCTGGCCTGTGCGGAGACTGTGAAGCTGGCCAGCCTAG CAGGTGAACCCGTTGCAGTGCCCCATGTCTAG